A single window of Maylandia zebra isolate NMK-2024a linkage group LG2, Mzebra_GT3a, whole genome shotgun sequence DNA harbors:
- the LOC101485142 gene encoding uncharacterized protein LOC101485142, producing the protein MEKYFKPVQSPAELDELKPRKIHHHRHHHLHHSQDTQSHRYSKFDDTDRNTDDSRGQPRHHQHSHYLHESPRHDAHYRRQFHHSEEDEIIYDHDTPVTLSRASSSSLSSSSSSSWYTESSANDPFTLSHAERPQHSLSCSNIPDVRIGFREDECSEPIVFATVKHSKKGKLLHESSQQRGNTGFSALDRGHSRSDEAFFQSNDSGGREQSKQNNYGPLYKSASLNRCLAFSEENILLGVSGAPKRAVSSNQLPSKGILKKKETDTDIRKTKSMEVLSPRVAKEQRPGQKGKEITQANTEQARANFLQEKLQFSAFLDEITKSVISPSYLTSLGVNNNKTPAKTSASAPTSNPVKPQLPPKKTRKAPEEKTGQHPKLASRQEKAPFSSSRKHSDCSNPDKLISCAMRNHHGSPPPRHHPHSASQSPQHGSNRKDRRPTSGDRFGRGGPHLTDETSTSPETSQSKQLHHHHHHQKQQHSQHPHNQHFHQQSYLDSGHQEPSNSPPTSAQGAEAGVGSESSSTKSDSSRARDTASTATSHSSDQSGRHQPQHAGHSQQHRDVLCEADHLQALQEENADLHQNLLQTVVCIESLEAELQRTRDELSHVKEKYKSLLQTHTGTKQANNLLGEHLHIASESLSSERKYLLNRVSNLSSELEDAHRTIAALENINVPCLIKELLEKHFDSAEAVQKFLTTSAANSHSATSQQTDGQPHPPKADKAAHDWLTKPEAGPQRVTAFTPFKQSVPATGNECGLSGQHEPSHSLPFSVAEISTAIYKKMAASYAARPQPIYPQSQQQSSLATNHADTLPDLRQGHVASDNWAGKEELKVTLLEQDTDDVNSVSAQQILDDFMQHLQLHKEAGERKEQQSGQKCRAEVTE; encoded by the exons ATGGAGAAGTATTTTAAACCGGTTCAGAGCCCAGCTGAGCTGGATGAGCTCAAGCCACGGAAAATCCACCATCATCGCCACCATCACCTTCACCATAGCCAAGacactcagtcacacag GTACTCAAAGTTTGATGACACTGACAGGAACACAGATGACAGCCGAGGACAGCCTCGCCACCATCAGCACAGTCACTATCTCCATGAAAGCCCTCGCCACGATGCTCACTATCGCCGTCAGTTTCACCACAGTGAAGAGGATGAGATCATTTACGACCATGACACCCCTGTAACTCTCTCAAGGgcttcctcttcttccctctcatcctcatcctcttcctcctggtACACAGAGTCAAGCGCAAATGATCCTTTCACTCTTTCCCATGCTGAGCGCCCACAGCATTCTCTGTCCTGCTCCAATATCCCAGATGTGCGCATAGGTTTCCGGGAAGATGAATGCAGTGAGCCCATTGTCTTCGCTACCgtcaaacacagcaaaaaaggCAAGCTGCTTCATGAAAGCTCACAGCAAAGAGGGAACACTGGCTTTTCTGCTCTTGACAGAGGTCACAGTCGAAGCGATGAAGCCTTTTTTCAGAGTAATGATAGTGGTGGAAGAGAACAATCTAAGCAAAATAACTATGGGCCTTTGTATAAGTCAGCTAGTTTGAACCGATGTCTGGCTTTCAGTGAGGAAAACATTCTTTTAGGGGTCTCCGGTGCCCCCAAGAGAGCAGTATCTTCAAACCAGCTACCCAGCAAAGGGATCCTCAAGAAGAAGGAGACTGATACTGACATTCGTAAGACTAAATCAATGGAGGTGTTGTCCCCAAGAGTTGCTAAAGAACAACGTCCTGGGCAGAAGGGTAAAGAAATTACTCAAGCTAATACAGAGCAAGCCAGGGCCAATTTTCTGCAGGAGAAATTACAGTTCTCTGCGTTTCTAGATGAGATTACAAAGAGCGTTATAAGTCCATCGTATCTCACCAGCTTgggtgttaataataataaaactccTGCAAAAACATCTGCCTCAGCCCCCACATCTAACCCAGTTAAGCCTCAGCTCCCACCAAAAAAAACCAGAAAAGCCCCAGAGGAGAAGACGGGTCAGCATCCCAAACTGGCCAGCAGACAGGAGAAAGCACCTTTTAGTAGTTCTCGAAAACACTCAGACTGCTCCAATCCTGACAAACTGATTTCATGTGCCATGAGGAACCACCACGGTAGCCCACCGCCTCGTCACCACCCGCACTCTGCCAGCCAAAGCCCACAGCACGGAAGCAACCGTAAGGACAGGAGGCCTACATCAGGAGACAGATTTGGCAGAGGTGGCCCTCACCTCACCGATGAAACTAGCACCAGCCCTGAAACCAGTCAGTCCAAacaactccaccaccaccaccaccaccaaaaaCAGCAGCATAGCCAGCATCCACATAACCAGCACTTCCACCAACAGTCCTATCTAGACTCTGGTCACCAAGAACCGAGCAACTCGCCTCCAACTTCAGCCCAAGGTGCAGAGGCAGGGGTCGGATCTGAGTCTTCATCCACAAAATCAGATTCATCCAGGGCCAGGGACACAGCCTCCACAGCTACCAGCCACAGCTCAGATCAGAGTGGTCGACATCAGCCACAACATGCTGGGCACTCTCAGCAGCACAGG GATGTGCTGTGTGAGGCTGACCATCTTCA GGCACTGCAGGAGGAGAATGCCGATCTCCACCAGAACTTGCTGCAGACAGTGGTTTGCATTGAGAGCTTGGAGGCAGAGCTGCAGAGGACCAGAGACGAGCTCAGTCATGTCAAGGAGAAATACAAAAG CCTTCTGCAAACACATACTGGGACCAAGCAGGCCAATAACTTGCTGGGGGAGCACCTGCACATAGCG TCCGAGAGCTTGAGCAGTGAAAGGAAGTACTTGCTTAATCGTGTGTCCAACCTGAGCTCAGAGCTGGAAGACGCCCACAGGACCATTGCAGCCCTGGAGAACATTAAT GTGCCATGCTTGATAAAGGAACTACTGGAGAAGCATTTTGATTCCGCTGAGGCTGTACAGAAGTTTCTCACAACCTCTGCTGCAAACAGCCATTCTGCCACCTCTCAGCAAACAGATGGCCAGCCCCACCCTCCTAAAGCAGACAAAGCAGCACATGATTGGCTGACTAAACCAGAGGCAGGTCCACAGAGGGTCACAGCTTTCACACCCTTTAAACAGAGTGTACCAGCAACAGGAAATGAGTGCGGCCTCTCGGGTCAGCATGAGCCGAGCCACAGCCTGCCTTTCTCTGTGGCTGAGATCAGCACTGCTATCTATAAGAAAATGGCTGCCAGTTATGCTGCCAGGCCACAGCCTATCTACCCCCAAAGCCAACAGCAGTCCTCTTTGGCCACTAATCATGCTGACACCCTTCCAGACCTCAGGCAGGGCCATGTAGCTAGTGATAACTGGGCCGGGAAGGAAGAGTTAAAGGTAACTCTTTTGGAGCAGGACACTGATGATGTGAACTCTGTGTCAGCCCAGCAGATCCTGGATGATTTCATGCAGCACCTGCAGTTACACAAGGAGGCTGGTGAAAGGAAGGAGCAACAGAGTGGGCAGAAGTGTAGGGCAGAAGTAACAGAGTGA